One window from the genome of Candidatus Campbellbacteria bacterium encodes:
- the rnr gene encoding ribonuclease R, translated as MKGKKHPHHDRRAHKKKDAPKRSTQRFENTIRTIARGVGFVPHPSIEKEDVRIENDNLNTALNNDLVEVELLGKKLRDQHLGCVIRVVHRSRTKFVGNVVEEDDMTFLIPDDRKSYIKILLSKDEKLSIAEKVFVELLPWTDPKELPRGKVIERLGTKGVHEVEIRSIILEKGIDDTFPKAVEDEAEKIHSAYKTENNLVGRKDFRNVPTFTIDPVDAKDFDDAISFQSLPDGTYEIGVHIADVSHFVTPGSALDQESYKRAFSAYLVDRTIPMLPEILSNDLCSLKADVDRLTFSAWFTLVQDGTVLTRNFGKSIIHSDKRFTYEEAQEVLNAGSGLYFKELNTLNTIAKKSRDERMASGAIDFEQHEVRFELADDGVPLSAYLKERLDTHKLIEEFMLLANREVAEHVRNKYGKARHAFIYRIHDTPNMEKIKDLAEFAHALGHTLEISPKGTVTGKALNKLFKDVEGTPEEDLIATAGVRSMSKAIYSTANIGHFGLALPAYTHFTSPIRRYADLIVHRLLDYMNTNGQLPNEDYATYAAIADSISNRELSIIEAERESIKLKQAEYMNARIGEAFDAVISGVSEWGIFVEEMNTHAEGLIRLSDMPNDFYKYEQKKYRIIGQKTHKTYALGDQVRITIKAVDVDKKLIECALVA; from the coding sequence ATGAAAGGCAAGAAACACCCCCATCACGACCGCCGTGCCCACAAAAAAAAGGACGCACCAAAGCGATCAACACAACGATTTGAAAACACCATCCGCACGATTGCTCGAGGTGTTGGTTTTGTTCCACACCCGAGCATAGAAAAAGAGGATGTTCGTATTGAAAATGACAACCTCAACACCGCACTCAATAACGACCTCGTTGAGGTAGAACTTCTCGGAAAAAAATTGCGTGACCAACACCTGGGCTGTGTAATTCGTGTGGTCCATCGTTCACGAACAAAATTTGTGGGAAACGTTGTTGAGGAAGACGATATGACATTTCTCATTCCCGACGACCGAAAAAGCTACATTAAAATACTACTTTCAAAAGATGAAAAACTCTCTATTGCTGAAAAAGTATTTGTAGAGCTTTTACCGTGGACTGACCCAAAAGAGCTACCTCGTGGAAAAGTGATTGAACGACTCGGCACCAAAGGTGTACATGAAGTTGAAATTCGTTCCATTATTTTGGAAAAAGGAATTGATGATACGTTTCCAAAAGCGGTTGAGGATGAGGCGGAGAAAATACACTCCGCATATAAAACAGAAAACAACCTTGTGGGACGTAAAGATTTTCGCAATGTACCAACATTCACCATTGACCCCGTTGATGCAAAAGATTTTGATGATGCAATTTCATTTCAATCTCTTCCCGATGGCACCTACGAAATTGGTGTGCACATTGCTGACGTATCGCACTTTGTCACACCCGGAAGTGCCCTTGACCAGGAATCCTACAAACGCGCGTTTTCTGCATACCTTGTTGACCGCACCATTCCGATGCTTCCTGAAATTCTTTCAAATGATTTGTGTAGCTTGAAAGCAGATGTTGACCGACTCACCTTCTCTGCATGGTTCACCCTTGTACAAGACGGCACTGTGCTCACCCGCAATTTTGGAAAATCAATCATTCACTCGGACAAACGCTTCACCTATGAAGAGGCGCAGGAGGTCTTAAACGCCGGCTCAGGGCTTTATTTTAAAGAACTCAATACACTCAACACCATTGCAAAGAAATCACGCGATGAACGCATGGCGTCTGGCGCTATTGATTTTGAACAACACGAGGTGCGTTTTGAACTTGCCGATGATGGTGTTCCCTTGTCCGCATATTTGAAAGAACGTCTTGATACACACAAATTAATTGAGGAGTTCATGTTACTTGCCAACAGAGAAGTTGCTGAACATGTGCGAAATAAATATGGAAAAGCTCGCCACGCATTCATCTATCGCATCCATGACACACCAAATATGGAGAAAATTAAAGATCTCGCTGAGTTTGCACACGCGCTTGGTCACACTCTTGAAATCTCTCCAAAAGGAACAGTGACCGGAAAAGCACTCAACAAACTTTTTAAAGATGTTGAAGGAACTCCCGAAGAAGACCTCATCGCGACAGCGGGTGTACGTTCTATGTCAAAAGCTATCTACTCAACGGCAAATATTGGACACTTTGGTCTTGCGCTTCCCGCCTATACACACTTTACGTCTCCTATTCGCCGATACGCTGATCTTATTGTGCACCGTCTTTTGGATTACATGAATACTAATGGCCAACTCCCCAATGAAGATTATGCGACATACGCAGCCATTGCCGACAGTATTTCAAACCGCGAGCTTTCCATTATTGAAGCCGAGCGCGAATCCATCAAACTTAAACAGGCAGAATACATGAACGCACGTATTGGAGAGGCTTTTGATGCGGTTATTTCAGGCGTATCCGAATGGGGTATTTTTGTTGAAGAAATGAATACACACGCCGAAGGGCTGATTCGTCTCTCCGACATGCCAAATGATTTCTACAAATACGAACAAAAAAAGTATCGCATCATTGGACAAAAAACACACAAGACGTATGCACTCGGAGACCAAGTACGCATAACCATCAAAGCGGTTGATGTGGACAAAAAATTGATTGAGTGTGCCCTCGTTGCGTAA
- the trmD gene encoding tRNA (guanosine(37)-N1)-methyltransferase TrmD — MKCTVITLFPESIESYVQSSILKRAQEKKLLSVSFINPRTFTTDKHHKTDDKPYGGGPGMVMKAEPILKAIESVQKKRKNKKERTKIIFFSPTGKQFTNVFARTLAKRYDHIICIAGRYEGVDARVRRILKAEDISIGPYVLTGGEIPALVVIDSVARHIKGVLGAYESLEEKRIASRDVYTRPDAFVWKGKSRRVPAVLSSGHHKNIDNWRKNTHKK, encoded by the coding sequence ATGAAATGCACCGTCATTACTCTTTTTCCAGAATCAATTGAGTCCTACGTACAGAGCTCTATTTTGAAGCGGGCACAAGAGAAAAAACTCCTTTCCGTTTCTTTTATAAATCCACGAACGTTTACGACAGACAAACACCACAAAACTGATGATAAACCATACGGTGGTGGTCCGGGCATGGTCATGAAAGCAGAACCTATTTTGAAGGCGATAGAATCTGTACAGAAGAAAAGAAAAAATAAAAAAGAACGTACAAAAATTATTTTCTTTTCTCCAACTGGAAAACAATTTACAAATGTATTCGCTCGCACGCTTGCAAAACGATATGACCACATTATTTGTATCGCAGGACGATATGAAGGTGTTGATGCGCGTGTCAGACGAATTTTGAAAGCAGAAGACATATCAATCGGTCCGTATGTGCTTACCGGAGGAGAAATTCCGGCACTTGTTGTTATTGATTCGGTTGCACGACACATTAAAGGAGTTCTCGGTGCTTACGAATCCCTTGAAGAGAAACGTATTGCGTCAAGAGATGTATACACACGACCCGACGCATTCGTCTGGAAAGGGAAGTCGCGCCGTGTACCCGCAGTTCTCTCATCCGGACATCACAAAAACATTGACAATTGGAGAAAGAATACGCACAAAAAGTAA
- a CDS encoding DNA-directed RNA polymerase subunit beta — protein sequence MQQKVFAKYQKPLLELPNLSEAQIVSFRWLMEKGVKELLKEFSPISDYSGKKFELHISNPMCTESMYDEHHAKENKLSYEVQLKVTAKLLNKTLGTEKEQEIFLSDLPIQTDHGTFIINGVERVIVPQLIRSFGVLFTSQEFRGKEYFGAKIIPSRGAWIEIETEPNASLQVRIDRKRKFPVTHLLRVFGVQTKEDILELFAGTPALPFIEKTFAHDTAQTVDDSFIEIHKKLRDGELATAENARDFVNSIFNTERYDLSEVGRFRFNQRFGKSMDKKVMGERTLSLDDVLTIINYIVSLNITPDAQADDVDDLASRRVRYVGEMMQQKMRVGFARMKRNIQDRMSIIDTETTMPTQVINPRPLQGQIREFFSTNQLSQFMAQENILSELEHLRTLSALGPGGLSRERAGFEVRDVHVSHYGRLCPIHTPEGPNIGLILHLATYARINDFGIIETPYMKVTNGVVSGEVVYLNAQDEQNYKIAHAAIARSDKGVITDERVDIRVKGRPVSVSAKEVEYIDVATNQAYSIATALVPFLNHNEANRALMASNMQKQAVPCIRPEVPLVATGIEERAARDSGRLVYAREAGKVTYVDAKKIVVKNAKGKDDEYKLITFSRTNGFTVFHQRPAVSLGDSVKRGELLADTSTSADGQIALGQNLLVAFMPWSGNNFEDAIILSERLVRDNYLTSIHIEEFSSNVRDTKLGPEVTTNDIPNVGELKLRNLDEEGIIRIGSEVQPGDILVGKITPKGESQLTPEERLLRSIFGDKARDVKDTSLRMEGGKRGRVIGIKVFSREKGDQLESGIIKKIYIEIAQLRNITVGDKLAGRHGNKGVISRVVPIEDMPHMADGTPVDVILTPLGVPSRMNLGQILELHLGMAAKTLGYQAVVPPFVGASEDEIKSELKAAGFSENGKMKLTDGRTGEQFENDIAVGYMYILKLEHMVEDKIHMRSIGPYSLITQQPLGGRAQNGGQRFGEMEVWALLGYGAAYTLREMLTIKSDDIMGRSAAFDSIVRGSRLTQPNTPASFSVLLHYLRGLALDVELKEENE from the coding sequence ATGCAACAAAAAGTCTTCGCGAAGTATCAAAAGCCACTCCTTGAACTTCCGAATCTTTCAGAGGCTCAAATAGTATCTTTTAGGTGGTTGATGGAAAAAGGCGTGAAGGAATTGTTGAAAGAATTTTCACCTATTTCTGACTACTCAGGGAAAAAATTTGAATTACACATCAGTAATCCAATGTGTACTGAGAGCATGTATGACGAACACCACGCAAAGGAGAACAAGTTGAGTTATGAGGTTCAGTTGAAAGTAACTGCGAAGCTTCTCAATAAAACGCTTGGTACTGAGAAAGAGCAAGAAATTTTCCTCTCAGACCTTCCTATTCAGACAGATCACGGAACATTCATTATTAACGGTGTTGAGCGTGTCATTGTTCCGCAACTTATCCGTTCGTTTGGAGTTTTGTTCACATCACAGGAATTTCGAGGAAAAGAATATTTTGGTGCAAAAATTATTCCATCTCGCGGGGCATGGATTGAAATTGAAACAGAACCAAACGCATCACTACAGGTTCGTATTGATAGAAAAAGAAAGTTCCCTGTAACACACCTCTTGCGTGTTTTTGGTGTTCAAACAAAAGAAGACATTTTGGAATTGTTTGCTGGCACCCCCGCACTCCCTTTTATTGAAAAGACATTTGCACATGACACCGCTCAAACGGTTGACGATTCATTTATTGAGATTCACAAAAAACTTCGTGACGGTGAACTTGCAACTGCAGAAAATGCGCGTGATTTTGTTAATTCAATATTTAATACGGAACGATATGATCTTTCTGAAGTTGGACGTTTTCGTTTCAATCAACGTTTTGGCAAGTCAATGGACAAAAAAGTAATGGGTGAAAGAACTCTTTCATTGGATGATGTACTCACCATTATTAATTACATTGTTTCTTTGAATATTACACCAGACGCACAGGCGGACGACGTTGACGACCTTGCATCACGTCGCGTTCGATATGTTGGTGAAATGATGCAACAAAAAATGCGTGTTGGATTCGCTCGTATGAAGCGAAACATTCAGGACCGTATGTCTATTATTGATACGGAGACAACAATGCCTACACAGGTCATCAATCCACGACCACTTCAGGGCCAAATTAGGGAGTTTTTCAGCACAAACCAACTTTCTCAATTCATGGCCCAGGAGAACATCCTTTCTGAATTGGAACACCTTCGAACACTGTCGGCTCTCGGCCCGGGGGGCCTTTCACGTGAGCGGGCAGGATTTGAAGTTCGTGATGTACATGTATCGCACTACGGACGCTTGTGTCCTATCCACACCCCGGAAGGTCCAAACATAGGTCTTATTCTACACCTAGCGACGTACGCTCGAATCAACGATTTTGGTATTATTGAAACACCGTACATGAAAGTAACGAATGGCGTTGTTTCCGGTGAGGTGGTATATCTCAATGCGCAAGATGAACAAAACTACAAAATCGCCCATGCTGCTATTGCGCGCAGTGATAAAGGTGTCATAACTGATGAACGTGTTGACATCCGTGTGAAGGGACGACCAGTTTCAGTATCTGCAAAAGAAGTTGAGTATATTGATGTTGCAACAAACCAAGCATACTCAATTGCAACAGCTCTCGTCCCATTTTTGAATCACAACGAAGCAAACCGTGCGCTCATGGCATCAAACATGCAGAAGCAGGCGGTTCCTTGTATTCGACCCGAAGTACCTCTCGTTGCAACAGGTATTGAGGAACGCGCTGCACGTGATTCGGGACGACTGGTCTATGCACGAGAAGCTGGAAAGGTAACCTACGTTGATGCAAAAAAGATTGTAGTGAAAAATGCAAAAGGAAAAGACGACGAATACAAACTCATTACCTTCTCTCGAACAAACGGATTTACAGTGTTTCACCAGCGTCCAGCAGTATCTCTCGGCGACAGCGTCAAGCGTGGAGAGTTGCTTGCCGACACATCAACGAGTGCCGATGGTCAGATTGCTCTTGGACAAAACCTTCTCGTTGCGTTTATGCCATGGTCAGGAAATAACTTTGAAGACGCTATTATTTTGTCGGAACGACTTGTCCGTGATAACTATCTCACTTCTATTCACATCGAGGAATTTTCTTCCAACGTACGCGATACAAAACTTGGACCAGAAGTAACCACAAACGATATTCCAAACGTTGGGGAACTGAAGCTCCGCAATCTTGATGAAGAAGGAATTATTCGCATTGGTTCAGAGGTACAACCAGGTGATATTCTTGTTGGAAAAATTACACCAAAAGGAGAATCACAACTAACTCCAGAAGAACGTCTGTTGCGTTCCATCTTTGGTGACAAGGCTCGCGATGTGAAAGACACGTCACTTCGCATGGAAGGAGGAAAGCGCGGGCGTGTTATTGGTATCAAAGTCTTTTCACGAGAAAAGGGAGATCAACTTGAATCTGGAATCATCAAGAAAATTTATATTGAAATCGCACAGCTTCGAAACATCACTGTTGGTGACAAACTTGCTGGGCGACATGGAAATAAGGGTGTTATTTCACGCGTAGTTCCTATTGAGGACATGCCACACATGGCAGATGGAACACCTGTTGATGTTATTTTGACTCCACTTGGCGTGCCGAGCCGTATGAACTTGGGTCAGATTCTTGAACTGCACCTCGGTATGGCTGCAAAAACACTTGGCTACCAAGCGGTTGTGCCACCGTTTGTGGGAGCATCTGAAGACGAAATAAAATCTGAATTGAAAGCAGCCGGTTTTTCAGAAAACGGAAAAATGAAACTCACTGACGGACGCACAGGTGAGCAGTTTGAAAACGACATTGCGGTTGGATACATGTACATTCTCAAACTTGAACACATGGTTGAAGACAAGATTCACATGCGCTCAATTGGTCCGTACTCCCTTATTACACAACAGCCACTTGGTGGACGTGCACAAAACGGAGGACAGCGATTTGGAGAAATGGAAGTGTGGGCGCTCTTGGGTTATGGTGCAGCATACACGCTACGTGAAATGCTTACGATTAAATCGGATGACATTATGGGCCGTTCAGCCGCGTTTGATTCTATTGTTCGCGGGTCTCGACTGACACAGCCAAACACACCAGCATCCTTCAGCGTGCTCTTGCACTACCTTCGTGGTCTCGCGCTTGATGTTGAATTAAAAGAAGAAAACGAATAA
- a CDS encoding KH domain-containing protein, which produces MTQEYQDAVFLEAVVKALVEVPADVKVVRTVDEMGVLITLKVNQKDMGTVVGRSGNTAKAIRTLLRVVGMRNNARVNLKILEPEGSTRMAAANIDDAMAALKE; this is translated from the coding sequence ATGACACAAGAGTATCAAGACGCAGTATTTCTTGAAGCAGTTGTTAAGGCGCTTGTAGAAGTTCCGGCTGATGTGAAAGTCGTTCGCACCGTCGATGAGATGGGCGTGCTTATTACATTGAAGGTTAATCAAAAAGACATGGGTACTGTCGTCGGCCGTTCAGGCAACACAGCAAAAGCAATTCGCACTTTGCTCCGAGTTGTCGGCATGCGAAACAATGCACGTGTTAATTTGAAAATTCTTGAACCAGAAGGTTCAACACGAATGGCCGCAGCAAATATTGACGATGCGATGGCAGCATTGAAAGAATAG
- the rpsP gene encoding 30S ribosomal protein S16 yields MLKIRLQRVGRKNDPSFRVVVLESTQGPKAGKHVDQIGFYNAVTKQKTLDSEKAKYWMSKGAQPSDTVYNMLVTAGAVEGKKRNALPKKSPIKKDEPEVTVAPAPVQAEAIVEASVAEEVPVAPVEEVPTPVAEEVPVVSVEETPATLAEEVPVLAPEETPTA; encoded by the coding sequence ATGCTAAAAATACGACTACAACGCGTTGGACGAAAAAATGACCCCTCATTCCGAGTGGTTGTTCTTGAGTCAACACAGGGTCCAAAGGCGGGCAAACACGTTGACCAAATTGGTTTTTATAATGCAGTGACAAAGCAAAAAACACTTGACTCTGAAAAAGCAAAGTACTGGATGTCTAAAGGAGCACAACCATCAGACACGGTATACAACATGCTCGTAACAGCTGGAGCAGTTGAGGGCAAAAAGCGAAACGCTCTTCCTAAGAAAAGTCCTATCAAGAAGGATGAGCCCGAAGTAACAGTAGCTCCAGCACCAGTTCAAGCGGAGGCCATAGTTGAGGCATCTGTTGCAGAAGAAGTTCCAGTAGCTCCTGTTGAGGAGGTACCAACGCCTGTCGCAGAAGAAGTTCCAGTGGTTTCTGTTGAAGAAACTCCAGCAACCCTAGCAGAAGAAGTACCAGTACTAGCTCCAGAAGAGACCCCAACAGCCTAA
- the rpoC gene encoding DNA-directed RNA polymerase subunit beta' encodes METFDTVGIKLASPEKIAEWSHGEVTKPETINYRTQRSEKNGLFDERIFGPERDFECYCGKYKGIRYKGIVCEKCGVEITRSIVRRERMGHLTLATPVAHIWFVRNVPSRIGLILNITGQDLEKVIYFAGYIIISISESERELLLKNLDNEYRVKTKALKDDKSKEKLKEVYLATKREINSITKYAVLDEATYAKFTMKYGTLFEAGIGAEAVYELLKEIDLEEIATTIEATIDDAGAEEKKKMRKRLSLIRSMLKSKIRPEWMFLINIPIIPAALRPMVALDGGRHATSDLNDLYRRVINRNNRLKKLLEIHAPSVILRNEKRILQEAVDALIDNSMRHSGGTAAVSQSQRRPLKSLSDNLKGKQGIFRQNLLGKRVDYSGRSVIVVGPTLKLDECGLPKQMALELFRPFVISKLIDRGHAYNIRGAGRLIDDAGPEVWGILEEVIAGKYVLLNRAPTLHRLGIQAFRPILIEGQAIQIHPLVVQAYNADFDGDQMAVHLPLSDEAQLEAKEIMSSGTNILRPGSGTPIVSLGHQDIVLGSYWMTRIIPKELGEGGFFASPNDAILAYDFKILSLRAKITVRPTDGERYKNFKGKAFETSVGRLLFNASLPTSYPFINKEITKKEMAELVNILFATYTKSEIMSILDKVKHVGFTYATKSGTTFSLSDVPTPSGKQELIDAARVIIEKNASQYEEGLLSDEEKFRKDIEVWHGVRTDMEKIVAESLDQSGPVYTMWKSGARGQIGQITNMAGIKGLIAGSQGRTIDFPILSSSKEGLSPIEYFITTNGARKGLGDTALNTAQSGYLTRRLFDVAQDVVVTEDDCSTKEGILLVAQNLAGIEISLAKNITGRFLAKELKTTSGDVLFKRGELVTAEVAEVIEKEGITEAWVRSPMSCETSRGVCQKCYGNDLGTAAPIVLGEAVGTIAAQSIGEPATQLTMRTFHAGGAAAVAGDIVAGLPRVQEIFERRPPKNPAIISEVSGTVVEIVERGQEKIIRILPNAEDAKNDKAVEYVAPFRRTPIVKEGDTIEKGQLLTDGSADLAELFKHAGRERSQSYIIDEISKIYELQGASVSRKHIEIIIKQMFSRVQVKDPGDTDLPRGSVIEMSQARDANTIAKDTGGKEAKVIPLVLGITNVALSRASFLSAASFQHTNKVLIDAGVRGKKDDLRGLKENIIVGRLIPAGTGFPGSPKWQMIQDAQQGIENSYEQESE; translated from the coding sequence ATGGAGACGTTTGATACAGTTGGTATCAAGCTTGCAAGTCCTGAAAAGATTGCAGAGTGGTCGCATGGAGAGGTGACCAAGCCGGAGACCATCAACTATCGCACACAACGAAGTGAGAAAAATGGGTTGTTCGATGAACGAATCTTTGGTCCCGAGCGCGACTTTGAATGTTACTGTGGAAAATACAAAGGTATTCGCTACAAAGGTATTGTCTGTGAAAAATGTGGCGTTGAAATTACACGCTCCATTGTTCGACGTGAACGCATGGGTCACCTCACACTTGCAACGCCAGTTGCACACATTTGGTTTGTTCGTAATGTTCCGTCTCGTATTGGTCTTATACTCAATATTACAGGTCAAGATCTTGAAAAAGTTATCTATTTTGCAGGGTACATTATCATTTCTATATCAGAATCTGAACGAGAACTTCTTTTAAAGAATCTTGATAATGAGTACCGCGTTAAAACAAAAGCCCTCAAGGATGATAAATCAAAAGAAAAATTAAAAGAGGTGTATCTTGCTACAAAGCGAGAAATTAACTCCATCACAAAATACGCCGTCCTTGATGAGGCAACGTACGCAAAGTTCACCATGAAGTATGGAACGCTTTTTGAAGCTGGTATTGGTGCGGAAGCGGTATATGAACTCTTAAAAGAAATTGATCTTGAAGAAATTGCGACAACAATTGAAGCAACCATTGATGATGCGGGTGCAGAAGAAAAGAAAAAGATGCGCAAACGTCTCAGCCTCATCCGTTCAATGTTGAAATCAAAAATTCGTCCAGAATGGATGTTTTTGATTAACATTCCTATTATTCCGGCGGCCCTTCGTCCGATGGTTGCCCTTGATGGTGGACGTCACGCAACAAGTGACCTCAACGATTTGTATCGTCGCGTAATCAACCGAAATAATCGTCTTAAGAAACTTCTTGAAATTCACGCACCGAGTGTTATTTTGCGAAACGAAAAGCGTATTTTGCAGGAGGCTGTTGATGCCCTTATCGATAACTCAATGCGTCACTCTGGAGGAACTGCGGCTGTGAGTCAATCACAGCGTCGCCCGCTTAAATCACTTTCTGACAATTTGAAAGGGAAGCAGGGAATTTTTCGTCAAAATCTTCTTGGAAAACGTGTGGACTACTCAGGACGTTCCGTCATTGTTGTTGGTCCAACACTCAAACTTGACGAATGCGGTTTGCCAAAACAAATGGCGCTTGAACTTTTCCGCCCGTTTGTTATTTCTAAACTTATTGACCGAGGACACGCCTATAATATTCGTGGTGCAGGACGTCTTATTGATGATGCTGGGCCAGAGGTGTGGGGAATTCTTGAAGAAGTAATTGCAGGGAAGTATGTGTTACTCAACCGCGCTCCCACACTTCACCGTCTCGGTATTCAAGCATTTCGTCCTATTCTTATTGAGGGACAGGCAATTCAGATTCATCCTCTCGTAGTGCAAGCATACAACGCGGACTTTGACGGAGACCAAATGGCCGTTCACCTACCCCTCTCAGATGAGGCTCAACTTGAGGCAAAGGAAATTATGTCATCAGGAACAAACATCTTGAGACCAGGAAGTGGAACACCTATCGTATCTCTCGGTCACCAAGATATTGTGCTCGGTTCATACTGGATGACTCGTATTATTCCGAAAGAACTTGGAGAAGGTGGCTTCTTTGCAAGCCCTAACGACGCTATTCTTGCGTACGATTTCAAAATTCTCTCACTTCGTGCAAAAATTACCGTTCGACCAACAGACGGTGAGCGTTACAAAAATTTTAAAGGAAAGGCATTTGAAACATCTGTTGGACGCCTTCTCTTCAATGCGTCTCTTCCAACTTCGTACCCATTCATAAACAAAGAAATCACAAAAAAAGAAATGGCTGAATTGGTAAACATACTCTTTGCCACATATACCAAATCAGAAATTATGAGTATTCTTGATAAGGTAAAACATGTCGGGTTTACCTACGCGACAAAATCTGGAACAACATTTTCTTTGAGTGATGTTCCAACACCAAGCGGTAAGCAAGAACTTATCGATGCCGCACGAGTTATAATTGAAAAGAATGCTTCTCAATACGAAGAAGGTCTTCTCTCTGATGAAGAAAAGTTTAGAAAGGATATTGAGGTGTGGCACGGTGTTCGTACAGATATGGAAAAAATCGTTGCCGAGTCGCTTGATCAATCTGGACCCGTGTACACTATGTGGAAGTCTGGAGCTCGTGGACAAATTGGACAAATCACCAACATGGCGGGTATTAAAGGACTCATTGCTGGTTCACAAGGACGAACCATTGACTTCCCAATCCTCTCATCAAGTAAAGAAGGACTTTCACCAATTGAATATTTTATTACCACCAACGGAGCACGTAAAGGTCTTGGTGACACCGCGCTTAACACAGCTCAATCCGGTTATCTTACCCGACGTCTCTTTGATGTTGCACAGGATGTGGTAGTTACTGAAGACGACTGTAGTACGAAGGAAGGAATTTTGCTTGTCGCACAAAATCTTGCTGGTATCGAAATTTCACTTGCAAAAAATATTACTGGCCGGTTCCTTGCGAAGGAGCTAAAAACAACCTCAGGAGACGTTCTTTTTAAACGCGGTGAATTGGTAACTGCAGAAGTTGCCGAGGTTATTGAAAAAGAAGGTATTACTGAGGCGTGGGTCCGTTCTCCAATGTCATGTGAGACATCGCGTGGTGTGTGCCAGAAATGTTATGGAAATGACCTTGGAACTGCTGCCCCAATCGTATTAGGAGAAGCAGTGGGGACTATTGCCGCTCAATCGATCGGTGAACCTGCTACACAACTTACAATGCGTACCTTCCACGCCGGAGGTGCTGCTGCAGTTGCTGGAGACATCGTTGCTGGTTTGCCACGTGTGCAAGAAATCTTTGAACGTCGTCCGCCTAAAAACCCAGCTATCATTTCCGAAGTTTCAGGAACGGTTGTTGAGATTGTTGAACGAGGACAAGAAAAAATCATCCGTATCTTACCAAACGCAGAAGATGCTAAAAACGACAAAGCAGTGGAATATGTTGCTCCATTTCGTCGAACACCGATTGTGAAGGAAGGCGATACCATTGAAAAGGGTCAACTGTTAACAGACGGTTCTGCCGACCTCGCTGAACTCTTTAAACATGCAGGACGCGAAAGAAGTCAGTCATACATCATTGATGAAATTAGTAAAATTTATGAATTGCAGGGTGCTTCAGTATCCCGAAAACACATTGAAATTATCATCAAGCAGATGTTTTCACGTGTGCAAGTAAAAGATCCGGGTGATACAGATCTTCCACGCGGTTCTGTTATTGAGATGTCGCAGGCACGCGATGCAAACACTATTGCAAAAGATACTGGTGGCAAAGAGGCAAAGGTCATTCCTCTTGTGCTCGGTATTACAAATGTTGCACTGTCACGAGCATCATTCCTTTCAGCCGCCTCATTCCAACACACCAACAAGGTACTCATTGATGCAGGAGTACGTGGAAAGAAAGATGACCTACGTGGTTTGAAAGAAAATATCATTGTCGGACGTCTTATTCCAGCAGGAACAGGATTTCCAGGTAGTCCAAAGTGGCAAATGATTCAGGATGCGCAACAGGGTATTGAAAACAGTTACGAACAAGAGTCCGAGTAA